In Myxococcus stipitatus, the sequence GGCCAGGTGGGCGCCTCCACAGAGCGCCGAGAAGAGCTCCACCGGGCAGCTTGTTTCCCCAGAGCGATGGCAGAAGAGCCCCAGGATGCGCACCGGTGCGGCTGGCGAGAGAGAGCCGAGCGGCTCGAGGAGGAGAACGCCCGCCTCCGGGAGCGTGTCGCCCGGCTCGAAGCCCAGCTTGCCCAGCTCCAACGTGCCCTCTTCGGCAAGCGGAGCGAGAAGATGGCGAGCGTCCAGGACGAGCTCCGGCTCGCCTCGGGGGACCGCGCTGGGGCGCGGGCGGCGACGCTGACGCTGCGAGAGCAGCGGCGCCAGGCGCGCACCTCCCTTCCCGAGCGCCTCGTCCACCACCGAGTCAGTGCCGCCGTAACCGACCGACGGCGGGCGTCCCGAGCTGAGCAGGCCTTGCCGGTTCTTGGGTCATGCGACGACCCAATCCGGATGAGTGGCCGAAGTTGGTGGAGGAGTTCGAGGTAAGTGGGCTGCAGCAGAAGGAGTTCGTGGCCAAGCACGACCTGTCCTTGGGCACGCTGCAGTACTGGCTCTACAAGAAGCGCAAGAAGCAGGGCCTCCGGGCGACCGACCTGGCTGCCAAATCGGTCGCCGCCTTCCTCCCGCTGGAAGTTGTAGCGTCGCCCGCGCCGCAGGCGCGGGAGCGCTTCTTCGAGGTCGCCACCGTGGGCGGCATGGTGCTGCGCTTCCCGGTGGGCGCGGACGCGGCCTACGTCGCGCGGCTCCTCGCGGCCCTCGGGGCAGGCACGGCGGCGAGCACCTGATGCTGCTGCGGCTTCCTCGCACGGTGCGCATCCTGCTGGCGCGCGAGCCCGTCGACATGCGCAAGAGCATCGATGGCCTCGCGGCCGTCGTGCGCATGGCGTGGCAGGAGGACCTGTACGCCGGCCACCTCTTCGTCTTCGTGTCGCGACGAGGAGACCGGGTGAAAGTCCTCAGCTGGGATGTGGGCGGCTTCGTGCTGACGTACAAGCGGCTGGAGAAGGGGCGCTTCAAGGTACCGGCCATCGGCGAGGAGTTGCTCGGCGCCCAGCTCGATGCCACCCAGCTGTCGATGTTGCTGGACGGCCTCGACGTCACGCACGTCCGCAGGCCGGCCAGGTGGGCGCCTCCACAGAGCGCCGAGAAGAGCTCCACCGGGCAGCTTGTTTCCCCAGAGCGATGGCAGAAGAGCCCCAGGATGCGCACCGGTGCGGCTGGCGAGAGAGAGCCGAGCGGCTCGAGGAGGAGAACGCCCGCCTCCGGGAGCGTGTCGCCCGGCTCGAAGCCCAGCTTGCCCAGCTCCAACGTGCCCTCTTCGGCAAGCGGAGCGAGAAGATGGCGAGCGTCCAGGACGAGCTCCGGCTCGCCTCGGGGGACCGCGCTGGGGCGCGGGCGGCGACGCTGACGCTGCGAGAGCAGCGGCGCCAGGCGCGCACCTCCCTTCCCGAGCGCCTCGTCCACCACCGAGTCAGTGCCGCCGAGCGCCGCTGCCCGGTGTGTGGCGGCACGGACTTGAAGCGCCTGGGCCCTGGCAAGAGGACGGGCGTGCTCGAGTACGTCCCGGCGCGCCTCGAGCGCCAGGTGCACGTGCAGGAGACGCTGGTGTGTCGGTGTGGGCAGGGCTTCGTCACGGCCATGGCCCCCAAGGCCCTCGAGCAGGGCCACTACGGCCCCGGGCTGCTGGCGCACCTGGTGACTGCGAAGGTATGCGATTCGATTCCCCTCTACCGCCAGGCGAAGGCGCTCGCGCGCGCTGGAGCCCCCATTGCTCGCACGACGCTGTGCGACCTCTTCCATGCCGTCGCGGCGGCCACTGCGCCGCTGTCGGCGCGACTGCTCGCCCTGGTGCGACAGGCCCCCTTGGTGCGCGCGGACGAGACGCCGCAGCGTGTGCTCGACGAAGGCAAGACGCGCCGGGCCTACGTCTGGACCTTCCGGACCGAGCACCTCATCGCCTACGTGCACAGCCCCAGTCGCAGCGGTGCGACGCCCCAGGCCGTCCTGGGCGGCACGCGCGGCTACCTGCTCGTCGATGGCTACACCGGCTACAACCGCGTCACCCTGCCCGAGGGCCGCACGCGCGTGGCCTGCTGGGCGCATGTGCGCCGCAAATTCTTCGAGGCGCAAGCCACCGCGCCCGAGGCCAGGCACGCGCTCGACTTCATCCTGGCCCTCTACCGCGTGGAGCACGAGGCCACCCAGCGCGGCGTGCTGGGAGGGCCCGAGCACCTGGCGCTGCGCCGTGAGCGGAGTGCGCCGGTACTCGAAGCCTTCGCCACGTGGCTCGCAGAGCAATTGCCGCGGCACCCGCCGCGGGGGCCGATGGGCCTCGCGCTGCGCTACACCCAAGGCCAGTGGGTGGCCCTCTCACGCTTCCTCGAGGACGCCTCGCTGCCGCTCGACAACAACGCCTCCGAGCGGGCCCTGCGGGCAATCGCCCTGGGCCGCAAGAACTACCTCTTCGTCGGCAGCGACGAGGCCGGCCAGAACCTCGTGGGGCTCGCCTCACTCGTCGCCACATGCGAGGCCAACGGCGTCAACCCCGAGGCGTACCTGTGACGGACCGGGGTAATGGCTCGCATCCGGCCTCCCACCTGGATGAACTGCTGCCACACCGCTGGTCGCCGGTGCCAACCGACTCGTCCAGAGCGGCCACCTGCGCTGGGTGCTCAGAGACATCGCTCGGGGCGGTGCGGCGACCACGCCGCGTGTCGCGGTGGTATGCCCGCAGAACGCCGGCCGTCGGTCGGTTACACAGCTACGACACTATCCGTCGCTGGTGCAGACGCCATGGAGTGCAGCCCATCGTCCCGACACGCAGTGACCAGCCGCGCCAGCGCTCCTTCCGCCACGGCGCATACCGCAAGCGCTGCCGCGTCGAGCATCTCATCAACCGACTGAAGCAGAATCGAAGGGTTGCGACGCGCTATGAGAAGCGCGCCACCAACTACCTGGCGATGGTGCACATCGCCGCCATACGCCTCTGGCTCCAATTGGCGGACATGCTCTAGTGGATGAGGCTGGTTAGCAGCTCTCCGTGTCTCCCTTTCTCCTTCGAGGGGAACCACACGAAGTGCGGGAGAGTCGATTTGGCGGGGGCAACTCCACCTCTCGGCTACGCGCGGTCGCCAAGACGCGCGAGCAGCCGCTCCTCTTCGGATCGGAGGTTCGGGTCGTCCGGGTCCTCCTGTCGCCAGCCATCGAGAACAGCGAAGACCTTCGCCTTGTCACCCAGCCGTTCCCAATTCAGTGCGAGAGCGCGATAGATGTCGCTCCGCAGCTTTCTATGGTCAGCAACCGGAATAGCGTTCAGCAGAGCGGCATCAAGGTATCCTTGTGCTGCCTTCACGGCTTCGATCGCCTTCTCATGATGGAGCCCTCCGGCAAGTTCCTTAGCCAGCCGACTCTTCGCGTACCCGGCATAGTACTGCAGCAATGGGTTCTTGGGGAGGCATTCCAATCCCTTCTCGGCGGCCTGAAAGGCGCCGCTCCACTCATCCTCGTCGAGTTCCATGCGCACCCAGTGCTTATACATCTCCTTGTCTCTGCACTTAAGTTCGTATGCACGCTGAAATCGCTCACGGGCATCAGTACGCCTCGGCGGGCGCCAAGTCTTGTAAACGAAGCCAAGATAGGCGAGCAAGTTGACATTGTTCGGACGCTTCTCCAATCCTTTCTTGAGGAGGGCCTCAGCACCTTCTTGATCGTCACCACGAACGAGGAGCACCGCCTTTCGACATAGGGCGCCGACTTCCTCTCGCCCTTGGCGGATTCGCACGTCCCCGCTGAGCGACGCGTGCGCTCCCTGGATCCTCCTCCAGAGATCGGTCTTTCCCATGACGCGCTGAACGAGAGCACGTGTGTTAATACCGACGTCGTATCTGTCCTCGCCGTCTATGAATTGGGGCTTGGGGACAAGAAAGAGTTTTTGCAGTTCTCCGAGTGCTGCCGCGAGCGCCTCGTGACTCTGACCCGTAAGAGCCTGCAGCTCTCCGAAGCTAACCGCGCGTTGCGTCACGCACGCTGCGGCAAGCAGTTCCCGTGCGACCGAGGACAGCTTATCGAGTTCCCGCCCGAGTGCGTACCGGCGAGCCTCGTCGCCAGAGCGAGCTGTCCATTCCTGGATCGCTTGCTTCGCAGGCATCACAACTACGAGGCGGATCAGATCTTCCAGATAGAGTGGCGATGCTCCGGTGCTGTCAACAAGCTGCTTCAGGAGAGACGCGTCAAGCCTCTTAGCATCCATGCCAAGCAGCTCGTAACGGGAGCGAACGAAGGCCTCTGCATCTTCGCGCGAGAGTCCCGCGACTTGAGTCACGGTGTGGCCGAGACCGAGTATCGTTCTGCGAGACGTTAGAAGAACCTTTGACTTCGTCTGTGGAACAGAAAGCGTGAAAAACTCAATAGCGTCCTCTCCAGCTCCCTCAAGCGAGTCGATGTCGTCAACGACAACTAGCGCAGGGAACGCATCGAGCAGCTCGAGCGCGAGGGCGCGCTTAGTCTCAAGCGAGGATGCAGCCTCCTCCCGCCAACCGAGCAGGCTGAGTAAGCGCGAAAGGGCGCTATCAAGATCGAAGAAGTCGGGATTCTCGATCGAAACCACGTGGCCATCCTCGAACCGTCGGGCCTTCGCACTCATCCAGAGGACGAGTTGGAACGGCCGTGGAGCGTTTCGTCGAATCTCCTCCGCAAAGGCGTACGCCAGTGCCGACTTTCCGAGTCCTCCAGCCCCTACAACGGCCCATCGGCGGCTCAAGGGATCGTCGAACCACCGGTGCAGTTGCTGCAACTCCTCGGTTCGACCAACAAACCGGACGACGATTGCCTCGCGAGCTGGGAGGCGGTCTTCAAGAGGTTGCCGATCATCGCCAGTGTCCGCGATGCCCGTTCGACCAGCCAACTGTGACGCGAGTTCATGGACTCGGACTGCCTCAGGTCTGCCGAGCTGCGTGAGCACACGGCGAGCGCAGTCCAGCAAGACAAATGCATCCTCGAAGGAAAGATCGGCCTCGGCGGGGTGTGAAAGCGGGTCACGGAGCGCCTTGATGTTTTGCATCCACCCGAGTAGCGCCTTCTTGGTCTTCTTTAGATCGCCGCCGCTTCCAGCTGTCTTAGGAACGAGGTGATCGGCATAGGTCTCGAACAAATTGAAGAAGTGATTCACGCCCAGGATATCGAGGTCATCGACGAGCGGCGTACCGAGTTCCCCCGTCCGACGGCGTTCCTCTGCTGCAGTCTTGATCGTGTCCCACTCTTTCAAAAACGGTCGCTTGGCCCTTTCGACATAGTCGGCAGGAAACGCCAGTTGAAGATTCGCGCGAACGTGGCCGAGCACTGCGTTCCGGTAGATGCGCTGGATTCCTTCGTAGCAGAGCGTGAGGTTGGCGAACTTCGAGTTCATCTCTCCTCCAACGCGCAGTAGGCCCCCCTACCGCCACAGTCAGACGCGGAAGTCTACTACGTGGGTGCGCCCTGTCACCGGGCTACACATACACATATGAGGCCCAGAGGCCCTTTGGCGGAGTGCGGCCCAGGGGCTCTTCTGCCGGGTGCCACCTTAGCCCGTGGTTGGGACCACATCCCTGCCATCCAGCCCCTGCAGACGCATCTCCACCTACTCTGCCCCCAAAGTCGGAGACGGTCGTAGGCGGGACACCTTGGAGATGGCGACTGTGAGATCAGTCCCCAGCGCTCTGGGGGCGTGGCCTCCAGGTCGGGGCCGAGCTAGGCGACCTCGGGGGTAAACCTAAGTGCCCCAGGACGGCTCGCGGTGAGCGTCAAGGTAGTTGTCGCGTGAGAGGATTCAGCCGATACGCTTCATCTCCTGCACAGCCGGGGTGAGGTTCGGAGAAGGGCCGAGGCGGACGGGGCCCGCCGGCGTCCAGTTGCGCGTGTCGCGACTCCAGCGCTCGGGGTAACGGTCGCGGGCGCGTTGGTAGACTTGGTGGCGCTGGGCGAGCAGCGCGGCCTCGCGGCCGAAGTGCCTGTCGTCAGGCGTGACGAAGCGAATGGCGGAGTGCCGGTGCTCGGTGTTGTACCAGGCCACGAAGCGCGTCACCCAGCCGCGCGCGTCCTCGACGGACGCGAAGGGGCGCTGCGGGAAGCTGGGGCGGTACTTCAGCGTGCGGAAGAGGGCTTCGGAGAAGGCGTTGTCGTCCGAGACACGAGGCCGGCTGAAGGACGGAGTGACGCCCAACCACTGCAGGGTGGCCAGCAGCGTGGCGCCCTTCATGGGGCCGCCGTTGTCCGAGTGCAGCACCAGCCCCTCGGGGCAGCCGGCCTGCTGCCAGCAGCGGCGGATGAGGGCCGCGGCATGCTCGGACGACTCCTCCTCGTGTACCTCGAATCCCATGATGCGCCGGCTGAAGACGTCCACCACCAGGTACAGGTACAGGAAGCTGCCCTTCACCGGGCCCTTCAGGTAGGTGATGTCCCAGCTCCACACCTGGTTGGGCCCGGTGGCGGTGTGCTCGGCCCGGGGCCTGGACGTGGGGGCCTTGGCATGGCCTCGGTGGGCCAGCTGCCCCGCCTCGCGCAGCACCCGGTAGAAGCTCGCCTCGCTGGCCACGTACTCACCTCGGTCGGCCAGCCGGGGGACAATCTGCTTGGGCGAGGCCTCCCGGAACTCCTCGCTATTGGCCAGCGCCAGGATGCGGCGCCGCTCCACCTCGGACAGCCGGTTGGCGGGCTGGGTATGCGGACCACACCTGCGG encodes:
- a CDS encoding ATP-binding protein, whose product is MNSKFANLTLCYEGIQRIYRNAVLGHVRANLQLAFPADYVERAKRPFLKEWDTIKTAAEERRRTGELGTPLVDDLDILGVNHFFNLFETYADHLVPKTAGSGGDLKKTKKALLGWMQNIKALRDPLSHPAEADLSFEDAFVLLDCARRVLTQLGRPEAVRVHELASQLAGRTGIADTGDDRQPLEDRLPAREAIVVRFVGRTEELQQLHRWFDDPLSRRWAVVGAGGLGKSALAYAFAEEIRRNAPRPFQLVLWMSAKARRFEDGHVVSIENPDFFDLDSALSRLLSLLGWREEAASSLETKRALALELLDAFPALVVVDDIDSLEGAGEDAIEFFTLSVPQTKSKVLLTSRRTILGLGHTVTQVAGLSREDAEAFVRSRYELLGMDAKRLDASLLKQLVDSTGASPLYLEDLIRLVVVMPAKQAIQEWTARSGDEARRYALGRELDKLSSVARELLAAACVTQRAVSFGELQALTGQSHEALAAALGELQKLFLVPKPQFIDGEDRYDVGINTRALVQRVMGKTDLWRRIQGAHASLSGDVRIRQGREEVGALCRKAVLLVRGDDQEGAEALLKKGLEKRPNNVNLLAYLGFVYKTWRPPRRTDARERFQRAYELKCRDKEMYKHWVRMELDEDEWSGAFQAAEKGLECLPKNPLLQYYAGYAKSRLAKELAGGLHHEKAIEAVKAAQGYLDAALLNAIPVADHRKLRSDIYRALALNWERLGDKAKVFAVLDGWRQEDPDDPNLRSEEERLLARLGDRA
- a CDS encoding IS3 family transposase, which encodes MGREAPGRRGRRSGREEREMTLALVDEALEKDVRLEAVCERLGVAPRTIQRWRKPATAEDRRCGPHTQPANRLSEVERRRILALANSEEFREASPKQIVPRLADRGEYVASEASFYRVLREAGQLAHRGHAKAPTSRPRAEHTATGPNQVWSWDITYLKGPVKGSFLYLYLVVDVFSRRIMGFEVHEEESSEHAAALIRRCWQQAGCPEGLVLHSDNGGPMKGATLLATLQWLGVTPSFSRPRVSDDNAFSEALFRTLKYRPSFPQRPFASVEDARGWVTRFVAWYNTEHRHSAIRFVTPDDRHFGREAALLAQRHQVYQRARDRYPERWSRDTRNWTPAGPVRLGPSPNLTPAVQEMKRIG
- a CDS encoding transposase, with the protein product MSRWYARRTPAVGRLHSYDTIRRWCRRHGVQPIVPTRSDQPRQRSFRHGAYRKRCRVEHLINRLKQNRRVATRYEKRATNYLAMVHIAAIRLWLQLADML
- the tnpA gene encoding IS66 family insertion sequence element accessory protein TnpA, which encodes MRRPNPDEWPKLVEEFEVSGLQQKEFVAKHDLSLGTLQYWLYKKRKKQGLRATDLAAKSVAAFLPLEVVASPAPQARERFFEVATVGGMVLRFPVGADAAYVARLLAALGAGTAAST